The Solanum pennellii chromosome 4, SPENNV200 genomic interval CTTTTCTTTGCATGTGTAAATAACTTCATGACTAACAGAATTGTTTATGCACTGTGAAAGCTGATCGAGAAGGAGGAAGACCACTTGACATAACTATCACGAAGTTGGATGTAAATGTCATTACTGCAAACCAGGGACCTGGACGGAACACATTTGTTCCGCCTTGTGTGTATTATAGTTATTTTGCTTTCGGAGGATCTCAGGGAAAAACAACTGCTGTATCATCTGGAACTGTACAGGTAATTTTTGTGCCTTCCATATTATTAGTCTTTTTTCAACATTTATTTGGTACTCTTTGCAGcagtttaaatatatatttcatgcaGGAAAAACCTTCAGCTGAGAAGCAGAAAAAAGCACTTTTAGTTTTCATTTGTATTCCGGTTAGTCCAGGTCATAGCAGAATTATATTTGCATCTCCAAGAAACTTTGCCACTTGGGCAGATCGAATAATTCCACGTTGGATATTTCACCTGGGACAAAATCTGATTCTGGATTCTGATTTGTATCTTCTTCATGTGGAGGTAAATCCATTTCTTtactgcatcttttccatttcTATTGTGTACTTGTTAAATTTAGCTGTCCCTCAGAAGGTTGTTAgcttaaaaaaaagagaagacttGTGATTTAACATCCCTGAAGCTTTAGAGATGTTTACTATGCAAGGACCCTTTCGCGTCCCATGAAAAGGAAACAAGCATATCTGTTGAGCTAAATTTGTTGAAACCCCTTCAAGTTACCAGACGGAAAGTTTTAGATTTATGGTCAAACTCAAGAGTGGAGATCCCATATTTCCATCTAAACTGGCATAGCTTCTGGAGCTGGAACTATCAATAGGAACTTCTATATACTGTTACTTTTAGGCAATATCAGGATTCGATGCTATTTTCACTACTCTTGTATACTACTCAACAAAGTAACTCTAGACTTGTGAACCGCTTTTTTCCGACTCTAATCTTCTaacttgtctcaagttgtgttAAAAGCTACTGGATTACTTTTCGATGGGAAGCTGAGGATGTGTGggatttatttcatcaaaaattttTAGTTTCTACCAGTCCATGCCCTTACTTCACTTTCTCCTTTTCTACTTATCTGCGGCTTTACTCTCCCCGTCTGTTAATATTTATGTTGTGGTTGTCTTTTTACTCTGTGCTTTACTTTTAACAATCAAATGAAATGTGTTAAGAGAACTTAGAAACTAATCATGTactcttttaatattttagttagttagttagttaggtagTTAGTTAGTTAGCTAATTACAAGTTAGTTAAAGGAAGTAGTTAGATTAAGTAGCTTTCTTTTACTTAAtgagattatatatataagtgaTGTAAACACCTATGTACATATGGAAATATAcaattcttcttcaacttctctgtagtcttcttcttcatcttctttcgtcttcttcttcatcttctttaagCTCATTAATAGAGCTtcttcacatggtatcagagcacaggaGAATTTGAATCTCTGTGTTAATTTCTCCATAGTCTGAAGACAAGAGTCCAAAAGGTCTTAAATTGAAGATCTAGTGTTTGTCTAAATCGAAGACTGTTAGCTGTTCAAAATCGATCAATAATGCCTTCAACTGGAGATGGAGCTTCAAGTGAAGTTCAACAACAACTTCCAGGTACAACTACAGCCAAAATTGATCACAATCATCCTCTCTTTATACATCCTTCAGATACCCAAGGTTCTATTCTGATTTCAATTCAATTACTGGGTTCTGAAAATTATTCTTTGTGGAGCAAATCTTTAAAACTTGTGTTACTTGGAAAAAACAAGTTAGGATTTCTACTTGGAACATGTAAAAAGGAGATGTATTCTGAATGTTTACATGATGTATGGGATAGATGCAATGCAATTGTTCTTGGATGGATTATGAATACTGTGTCTAAAAGTTTGATTAGTACAGTAATCTATGGATCTGATGCTCATTCAGTTTGGGAAGATCTACGTGAAAGATTTGATAAAGTCAATGCATCTAGGGCCTTTTATCTTCACAAAGAATTAGTCACTATGTCACAAGGAACTTCTTCTGTGTCAATCTATTTTTCAAGATTGAGAGAGTTGTGGGATGAGGCTGAAACATTGATTCCTTGTCCTTCATGTGCTTGTCCTGAATCTAAGCAATACATAGAGCATTTACAATTTCAAAAGTTGTGGCAATTTCTGATGGGACTTAATGAGTCTTATGCTCATGCAAGAAGCCAAGTCCTTATGCAGATTCCAGTTCCAAGTGTAAATCAGGCTTATGCTATGATTGTTAGTGTTGAGAGTCAAAGAATACATGGTGCAGGAAATACATCTTCACCTGCAGAAGCTTTATCTGAAACAACATTGATGAGTAATAAAATGCCTCTTAGTTCTCATTCTGGTAATGGTGGATACGACAATAATAATACAACTTCCTCAGGAACAGGAAGGGGAGTGTCTAACTTTCAGAATAATGGATATAGAAATAAGGGGTATGGAGATGGAAGAACTAGTTATTCTGCAGGAAAGTCTCAACTCTACTGTGAATTTTGCCACTATAAAGGTCATACAAAAGAAACTTGTTATAAACTCCATGGTTATCCAAAGAAGAAAGGATGAGTATCTTCTTATGCAAATAATGCTTCTGCTGGCAATGAGTCTGGATTGGTTGATTCAGCTTTAAGTTCAAATACTAGAGCAAATGAGTCATCTAATGATACTACTTCAGGACAGGGTGTGTCAATGTTTACTCAAGAGCAATATTATGAGATCTTGCAGATGCTGAGAAAAGGGAAGAGTAAAGAAGTGGATACAATGGCCAATGTAGCTACTGCAGGTGTATCTGGAACATCAGGTAATTTTACAGCTCTAATGTCTGATATGTCACATATTAACTGGATTATAGATACTGGTGCCTCCAATCATATGGTTCACAACTTTGGTTTAATGAGTCAGTCTACAAATCTTGATGTTCAGGGTGGTATGAGAGTTAATTTACCTACTGGTGATCAGGTGTCTATTAGTCATGTTGGTGAATCTTTGGTTCTTAAAGACAAATTAGTAAAGGATGTGTTATTTGTTCCAGAATTCAAGTATAATCTTCTATCAGTGTCACAACTAACAAAACAGTTGAAGTGTGTTGTAGTGTTTTTTCCTGATTTTTGCATTTTTCAGGATCTCTTCAATGGGAGGGTCCTGGGGATTGGTAAAGAGAATCAAGGACTGTATATCCTCAATACTGATGTCACAACAAAGCCTTCAAATGGTCAAGTTTCTTCTGGAGAATGTGCAAAGGAAGCTGCATGTAAAAGGATTAGACCTATTAGCTTTAATTCTACTGTTGATTCTTTAAGTAGTCTATGGCATAAAAGACTTGGACATGCTCCTCTAAAAGTGCTAAGTAGAATAAAGGAATTGAACATTGTACCTGTACATGATCATCATTGTTCTATATGTCCAATTGCCACGCAATCAAGACTGCCTTTTCCTACTAGTCTTTCTCATTCAGTTTCAGTTTTTGACATTATACATGGTGATGTATGGGGACCTTACAGAGTGCCTAATCATGAtggtaaaagatattttttaacaCTTGTGGATGATATGTCCAGGTATACTTGGATTTTTCTATTACACACTAAATCAGATACTGTGGTAGTGTTAAAAGATTTTGTGAGCTTGGTAAGAAATCAGTTTGGTGTAGGCATTAAGTGTATAAGAACAGACAATGGAACAGAGTTTTTTAATAATCAAGTGGATGATCTATTCAAGGCTAATGGGATTATACATCAGAGTTCATGTGTGTATACTCCTCAACAGAATGGAGTAGTTGAGAGAAAGCATAGGTCTATTCTTAACATGGCTAGAGCACTAAGATTTCAGGCTGGTATACCTCTACAGTTTTGGGGATTTTGTGTTACTACTGCTGTATACATATTGAATAGATTACCTACTGTGTTGTTACAAGGACAGAgtgcttttgaaaaattgtttGGACAAGTTCCTAGCCTTCAGCATCTTAGAGTGTTTGGGAGTCTATGCTATGCTACAGATCCTAAAACTCTAGACAAGTTTGCACCTAGAGCTGTTCCAGCTGTGCAtatggggtactcaatgaaCAAGAAAGGTTATATTCTGTATAATTTCACTtgcaaatcattttttataagcAGAGACACTGTGTTTAAGGAAGATATATTTCCTTTCAAGAATCTTAAATCCTTTCCAGATCATTTGTTTCCTGTTCTAGATCTTCCTGATAGCTCATATACTGATTTATCTATATCAACTTCTGATAATACTTCTATTCCAGTTTCTAATCCTACAACTTCTATACAGTCTCAAACTTTCTCTAATATTACAGCACCCTTAGTTCCTCTAAGAAGATCTTCTAGACAATCTAAGCCACCTATATGGTGGGATTCATATGTGACTCAAAGTGCACAAAATGCATGTTTATATCCTATGTCACAATATGTCACTTACTCTAAACTAGCTCCTACCtatagagcctcacttgctgcaTATTCTACTATCTCTGAACCTCATACATATAAAGAGGCCTGTCAAGATACTCATTGGGTGAATGCTATGAGAGATGAGATTAATGCTCTAGAAGACAATAATACTTGGTGGTCTATTGTTCCTCTACCCCCAACAAAGGTTCCTATTGGCTGTAAGTGGGTGTTTAAAGTTAAGTATAAAGCATCTGGAGAAGTTGAGAGATATAAGGCCAGGTTAGTGGCAAAAGGGTAAAATCAACAAGAAGGCTTAGACTATACTGAGACATTCTCACCAGTAGCTAAAATGGTTACAGTAAGGTCAGTAGTGGCTTTAGCTGCTTCATGTGGCTGGTTTATATTTCAAATGGATGTTCACAATGCTTTTCTTCAAGGAGATCTTCCTGAAGAAGTTTATGTGCAGATTCCTGAAGGTTTTGCAAACCAAGGGGAGAAAAACATGGTTTGCAAGCTTCATAAGTCCTTGTATGGACTGAAGCAGGCACCAAGGCAGTGGAACTTGAAGTTAACAGAGGCTTTAGTTGATATGGGATTTTCACAATCTCATTATGATTACTCACTCTTTACTAAGAACATAGGTAAAGATCTTCTAGTCATCCtggtatatgttgatgatctcCTTGTTACTGGAAGCAGTTTACATCATATACAACAAATAAGAGAGGAGTTACAACATAGGTTCAgaatgaaagatcttggtgagcttaaatattttcttggaaTTGAATTCTCTAGGTCTAAAGAAGGTATACTGATGAATCAAAGGAAGTATGCTCTAGGACTTGTGTCTGAGTTGGGATTAGCAGGTTGTAAGCCTTCTTCTACACCCTTGGAGATTAATCACAAGCTAACTTCTACTGTTTTTGATGAGTTCATTGGAAAGAATACTAATGCAGAAGACTTACTTCTTGATGATTTCGGAAAATATCAGAGGCTGATAGGGAAGTTATTATACTTAACTAtgactagacctgatatagcctTTGTAGTACAGGTTCTCAGCCAATATATGCACTCACCAAAATCATCTCATATGGAAGCAGCGCTCAGAGTAGTGAGATATATAAAAGGAACTGCAGGTCTTGGATTGTTTATGCCAAGTAACAAAGGAGATGAAATGGTAGCTTATTGTGACTCAGACTGGGGGCTTGTGTAGAAACAAGAAGATCAGTTACTAGCTATATGATTAAACTAGGAGGAGCACTGGtgtcttggaaatcaaagaaacaaagCACGGTATCAAGGAGCTCTGCAGAAGCAGAATTCAGGAGTATGGCTACTACAGTTGCTGAAATAGTTTGGTTAAAAGACTTGTTCAGAGAGCTAGGAATGAATATAAAGTTGCCTGTGAAGATATTTTGTGATAACAAAGCTGCTATTCAAATAGCAGCTCATCCAATTTTCCATGAAAGAACAAAGCATTTTGACATAGATTGTCACTTTGTAAGAGAGAAGATACTTGAAGGACTTATTCAGACACAACACTTAGGAACAAGAGAACAACAAGCTGATATACTTACTAAAGGGCTGTGCAAACCTCAACATGAAGAACTGATTGACAAGCTAGGaatgaaaaatgtatttttcaattcttagcttgagggggagtgttaagAGAACTTAGAAACTAATCATGTactcttttaatattttagttagttagttagttagttagctAATTACAAGTTTAGTTAAAGGAAGTAGTTAGATTAAGTAGCTTTCTTTTACTTAAtgagattatatatataattgatgtaAACACCTATGTACATATGGAAATATAcaattcttcttcaacttctctgtagtcttcttcttcatcttctttcgtcttcttcttcatcttctttaagCTCATTAATAGAGCTTCTTCACAAAATGAACAACAGAAAAAACCATACAGATAGCCAAATAAACACCTATAGTTGCACGGGATTGTTCCAGCTCTCCAACTTCACGAGGCTTCATCCAGACCTGAACCTGTTCAAAATTAGCCTAGGAGTTCAATGTTCATTTTACCACCTTTTACTTCAAACAATAAATCTTGAGCATAGTCTCGCTATTGGAACATATTGCATGACTGTTTGTAAGTTAGATTCCGGTGAAGCGTTGGTGCTTTTAGGTGAAAATTTCCATTTACAATATGACGAGTTGTCCTTTCTCATTCAATTTGTTTTCCATTATGAAGGAGCGCAAGCTAAAGGAAATTGGCTCTTACAATTGGCATAAAGCTTGCTATGTGCCAACAAAGGCAGATGCCATTGTTGTTGCTTTTAGAAGGTGGCTAAACAAATATGCAGGTGGTCAAGTTGATTGGCGTGGAAAGTACAATGGAGACCTCCCGCCAACTCCTCCAAGGGAGCAGCTGCTGGACAGGTTCGTACATTCATTCCCACACTTCTAATATAGATTCTTCATTAATTCTAGTGTAAACAAGTTTTGGACCTGTAAGGATAGACTTTCGAGAACCTTTTAGAGACGAAGACGTTTGgttaaaagtaaaaatgatatgtttataCTTCCTTTCAGGTATTGGACTCATACAGTGAGTTGCACAAGTTGCAATCTTGCATATAAAGGTCTCAATGCTCTTGAAGTTGTACTGCAGATCGCCTCCATTGGTGCCATCGGAATTGTTGCTGCTTTAAAGCAGGGCACATTGTCTGCAGTGACAAGGTATTCCTTGGTCACCGTTGCATTACTATGCTTCGTGGCCTCGAGATGGTTATCTCAtttcatatacaaaaatttCCATTTCCACGATTACGACCATGCCTTTCGTTAACACTTGAGTACTTTCATATGACT includes:
- the LOC107017845 gene encoding protochlorophyllide-dependent translocon component 52, chloroplastic, with the translated sequence MQAIKASSFSPFHLNLNSTSSFPKTTNLYIQQNYENPISCFPSIQTQNAKFKVFTATSPSVSTESETPFDEKTENENQEEKFEWYAEWYPIMPICDLDKRRPHGKKVMGIDVVVWWDRNEKEWKVMDDSCPHRYAPLSEGRIDQWGRLQCVYHGWCFNGAGDCKLIPQAPRDGPQVHTSKRACATVYPSCVQNDILWFWPNSDPLYKDIYLMRRPPYIPELDDSSFSKTFIVRDISYGYELLIENLMDPAHVQYSHYGIMNVPVAPQSVKADREGGRPLDITITKLDVNVITANQGPGRNTFVPPCVYYSYFAFGGSQGKTTAVSSGTVQEKPSAEKQKKALLVFICIPVSPGHSRIIFASPRNFATWADRIIPRWIFHLGQNLILDSDLYLLHVEERKLKEIGSYNWHKACYVPTKADAIVVAFRRWLNKYAGGQVDWRGKYNGDLPPTPPREQLLDRYWTHTVSCTSCNLAYKGLNALEVVLQIASIGAIGIVAALKQGTLSAVTRYSLVTVALLCFVASRWLSHFIYKNFHFHDYDHAFR